From the genome of Nicotiana sylvestris chromosome 1, ASM39365v2, whole genome shotgun sequence:
aatgcctcaaattaccctacgggcctccaaatccaaattcaaagacactcctaagtccaaaattaccatatgaAGCTACTAACATCATCCAAAATTCATTCCggagccgtttactcaaaagtcaaattccagtcaaattctcaccgcttaagcttccaaaactagattcgtTCTTTCGATTCGACTCTGATTCATCCATAAACAGAATCCAACCATGCACGCAAACCCCCAAACCAACCATAAATtcataataagtcatttaaagccATTAATTATCTAAAATCACATAATtcggtgtcaccagtcatgagcaactacaaactCGTCTAGAAAAAAAAAAGGACGACATAGTCCGAAAATAAACTACTAAGACAATCTAAATAAGATAGAAAGGAGAAGCATTGGGCTGCGAATGCCAagcaactacctagtcaactctaGAGACCTGCTGGAAGACTGATCAGCACTCGCTATAGCGTCCCGAGACTCCTAGATCTTCACTCAAGGTGtcgggagtaatgtgagtacgccaacttagtaagtaataaaagtaaaagcaacTGAGCAGTAACAAAACATGTAATTTCACGTCATTACACTACAACAAACAGTATATGTCCAGAACAATACGGGAAATCAATAAAACTCGTAAAAACAACCcagttcagtaaaaccttttaaaaatatctttcaatagtttcaaacgagtaaTGAAAATAATGAGTAAGAAAGATAGAAACGTaaatagcccctcaggcaaaacatgtaccacaaccacccctcgggcaaaatatcaacaaaacTAGCCCCGTGGGATACAACACAATCATTCGTAATCAGTCCCTGGGGCAaaaaatgaaacaacaacagcccctcaggTAATATCACatctctcacactgggtacccgcactcactggggatgttcagactccggaggggctcctacaacccaaacgctataacaagccatctagTGGCATCACAATTCAGGCTCGCAGCCTCTTATATATCACAATCAGCACACATGCTATGGTGCGTAGCTGATTCCATGATATCCTCACAGTACAGGCCCTcaacctcactcagtcagaagtCTCTCAAGCCCTTCGGGCAACAGTAAACATGATGctaacccaaaatatcatttaaaatatcaaaacagagtaaatacgactaagttatgaaaacaataatacaacatgactgagtacaaatatgaagtcaaaatagtgaggaatagtagtaaaaagcccctaagggtccaaaatagtttgCACGAGGCTCAAGTATGGCATTCAGCCTGAAAcatggtaatactttccaaatcccaatgatatcaaacagttttcaattaaatacgctacttaatagtcgtacgggacgaaccaagtcacaatccccaacggtgcacgaccccacgcttgtcatctagcatgtgcgttagCTCAAGgtagcacaacgatatgaaatctagggtttcataccctcaggaaaatatttacaatcattacttacctcaatccggcccaAACTCTagtccgcaatgcctttgcctctcgactcggcctccgatCGCTCCAAATCTAACTAAAAACAGTACCATACtattaatacacgctaaaggaacaaagcccaagcaaaaataaccaatttacataaaaaatcccgaaattgtcCAAACTCGacctcgagcccacatctcggatgttgataaaaatcacatcactagaatcctcatcctcccacgagtctatacacaccaagaacatcaaaatcggaccccaaatgacccctcaaatcccaaatggAAACTCTCCAATACCAATCCCTAATTcgccaattttaacccttaatttccattaatttttAAGCCTAATCAGTAAAATAGtgccataggatcgattattgggttcaagaatcttacctccaagagttatcccttgaatccctcttcaaatcctctcaaaagaGCTCTCAAGAcgactcaaaaatggtggaacaaGCTGAAATTCGTGAAGGCAAGTTTATATAGCTTCTGGCCAAGGGATTACGCACCTGCGGCCTCAAACACGCACCTGTGGTCCAAGGGGTCACCCCTACGAAAGTCACTTATTCGaccaaaaccgcatctgcggtcaaatacCCGCACCGGTGCCATCGCAGGTGCACTTAGCTCTCCACATCTGCGGCTCCTGCCCTTCACATCCTTGGTTGCATCTGCGGCCCTTTCTACGCTTCTGTGGGCCCGCACCTGCATTCCCCAATTCgaaggtgcggttatgacaggaacaGTAGCTGAAGCTGCCCAAACTCACTTCCAATCTTTCCGAAATcatcccaaggcccccgggacctcaaccaaaaatacaaataagacacataccactattcaaacttgtaccaatcctcggAACACTCAAACAATGCCGGAAAACCAAATtcccctcggattcaagcctaagaatttcaaaacttccaaatttctttttcgatcaaaaagtttatcaaacctcgtccgaatgacctgaaattttgcacacacgtcccaaatgacacaacgaacctactccaatttcaggaattccattccgatccctatacCAAAATCTTCACTACCAACTAGAGAACGCCAAAAttccactttcgccaattcaagcctaaatctaccccggacctccaaaatacatgatCAAGCTcttaagtcctaaatcacctcacGAGGAACCATAAAATCCAAGTTCCAAGATCATTTACttacaagtcaacatccggttgacttttccagctagaaggccaacttaagagactaagtgtctcatttctctacataACCACTCCAAACCCATACTAACCAACACGAGGCGATGAAATACAGTTtaacaacatataaagaagcagaaatggagaaacggagcggtaactcataaagcggtcggccgggtcgttacatcctccccctcttaaacaaacgtttgtcctcgaactagtcaagaaacatacctgaagccccAAATTggtgaggatatcttctccgcatctcccactcagtctcccaggtagcctcctccacgggtcgaCCGCTTCACTGCattttcattgaagctatattctttgatcccaactttcaaacctgacactccaaaatagccactggctccacatcataagtcaaatcaccatctaacggaactatgctgaaatccaaaacatgagacagatcgtcAATTTACTttttggagcatagaaatatgaaatatcggatgcacactcgacaagctgggtggcaaagcaagctcataagccacctccccaatactccgaagcacctcaaaaggcccaatgaaccaatggctcaatttacctttcttcccaaatctcataacacccttcatgggtgaaaccttcaatagaaccttctccgcAACCATGTAGGACATGTCACGAACCTTTAtgtcagtataactcttttgtctcgactgcgctgtatgaagccgctcctgaatcacctttaccttgtccaaagcatcctgcaccaagtatgTACCCAAGATCCTAGcatcacccggctcaaaccaaccaactggagatctacattgtctcccatacaaagcctcatatggagccatctgaatactcgactgataactgttgttgtaagcaaactccgcgagcggtagaaactgatcccatgaactgCCGAAATCAGTGACACAAGTGctcaacatgtcctccaatatctgaatagtgtgctcggactacccgtccgtatgagggtgaaaatttgtgctcaactcaacctgagtacccaactctctctacacggctttacaaaactgcaaagtaaactgagtacctctatctgaaatgatggaaactgggacaccatgcaaacgatcAATCTCTCaaatatagatctccgccaaccgatatgaagaataggtagtacacacaggaataaagtatgtggacttggtcagccgatccataatcacccaaatagcatcgaacttcttcaaagtctgtgggagtccaactacgaaattcatggtgatctgctcccacttccattctggaatatctatttgctgaagtaagccacccggtctctaatgctcacatttcacctgctgacaattgagacaccgagctacaaatcccacaatatccttcttcattatcctccaccaataatgctttcTCAGATCCTTATACATCTTTGCGGTAcccgaatgaatagaataccgtgagctataggcctcctcgagaatcaactcccgaagcccatctacattgggcacacatatccggccctgcatccttaataccccatcgtcaccaatagtcacatctctagcatcatcgtgctgaaatatgtccttaaggacaagcaaatgaggatcatcatactggcgctctctgatgcgatctaacaaggaagaccaagaaaccacacaagctaagacccgactggctctgaaatatccaacctcacaaactaatTGGCCAAGGATTGAACATCatctgcaagaggtctctccccaacatgaataaatgcaaggctacccatactcaccgccttcctacttaAAGCACCACCACTACATTGgtcttccccggatggtacaggATAGTAATATAATAGTCCTTTagaagctccaaccatctccgctgcctcaaattgagatccttcttcttTAACAAGTGAaagaggctacaatgatcagtaaacacctcacaagacacaccatacaaataatgcctccaaatcttcaacgcgtgaacaatgtcagccaactctagatcatgaacagggtagttcttctcatggggcttcaactgacgagaagcataagcaataattctaccctcctgcattaacacacacccaatacccactcttgaagcatcacaatacactgtatatgaacctgaagctgatggcaaaactaacactggagctgtagtCAAGGCactcttgagcttctaaaagctcgtttcacactcatccgaccacctgaatggagcaccattttgagtcaacttggctaagggtgatgctatagatgaaaatccctgaatgaaccaacggtaataacctgccaaaccaagaaagctgcgaatctctgtagcCGAAGACCATccaggccaactctaaactgcctctatcttctttggatcaacctgaataccctcactggatacCACGTGTCTCAAGAAAGctattgaactgagccaaaactcacacttggagagcTTTTCCTAcagcttctcctcccttaatctctgcaacacaactctcaaatactccgcgtgctcctcctgactacgcgagtacactagaatatcatcaatgaaaacaatcacaaatgagtcgagataaggccgaaacacgttgttcatcaaatgcatgaacactgctggggcattggtcaacccaaaaagacatcacaaggaactcataatgaccatatcaggtatTGAAAACTTttttaagaatatccgagtccctgatcttcaattagtgataacttgaacggagatcaatcttggaggacactctcgctccctaaagctggtcaaataaatcatcgatacaaggcaaatgatacttgttcttgattgtaactttgttcaaattcctgtaatcaatgcacatcctaatcgtgccatccttcttcttcacaaatagaataggcgtactccaaggcgacacactaggctgaataaaccccatatcaaggagttcctaaagctactCCTCAACTCCACTGGTTccatatgatatggtggaatagaaatgggctgagtgcccggcaccagatcaataccaaaatcaatatccttatcCGGTGTCATGCCCATCaagtctacaggaaacacatccggaaagtccctcactaccaggatcgaatcaatggtaggagtctctacactgacatccctcacaaaggctatgTACGAAGGACAACCtttcccagccatccgctgggccttcagaaatgaaatcaccctactggggacaaaatcagtcaaacctcgccactcaatccatggcacacccgacatagccaaagtCACTGTCTTATTGTGACAGTCTaatatagcatgacacggagatagccaattcatgcccaatataacatcaaagtacACCATACAGAGTAATaataggtccactcgggtctccagacccccaatagtcatcacacacgaccggtatacaCGGTCCATAACTATAGTATCACCCACCGAAGTAGATACACTAACAgataaaacaagagactcacagggcgtatccaaataacgggcaaagtatgatgacacatatgaaaaagtggaacgaggatcaaataatacaaaggtatctctgtggcagattgagacaatacctataaccacaacatctgaagcaatatcatcgggtctagctgggagtgcatagaatcGATCCTGACCACCAACTAATCGACCTctccctctggggcgacccctagctaactgtCCTCCaaccctagctggctgggtaggtggtgaagtaactggtgctgaagtcgatggctgactcctctgctgagatgaaccccaaagacgatgaggacactgcctccacatgtcacccaactctccacactcataacaaccccctggtgctggagatggggattgaagggaacccctagcaccgggatgactagCAAAAGAACCTggtatagaagagccctgaactgatggagcacgggacaaactctgggATGGAAGGACATTGAGTGATGAATGACCCTGATGAGaaatgtgagaaccatggcccgatgatgccccacgataacctaagCATGCCTGAACCGACGACCTCTGCCGTGCTAAAACTAATCTCCATGAGGAGTACTACTGAATCCACCCTGACTACGAGGCCTCTCAGCCTCCCACTCAATCCTCTCCTGACCATGAACCATCTCAATCTGTCGAGCTATGTCAACAACCTtatcaaaggtagcaccagatactctctctctagtcataagcagCCGAAGCTAAAAATCaaggccatctataaacctcttgatcctctctcgatctgtgggaaccaaccagaccgcatgatgagctaacttagagaaccgcatctcatactgtgtaacaGATCTGTCTCCCTAACgaagctgctcgaactgcctgcgtagCTCCTCCCGGTGAGACtcaggtacaaacttctccaaaaagagaacgaagAACTACTTCCAAGAAAGGGGCGCTGCGCCAACTAACCTACACCTCTtgtaagcctcccaccaactaagtgCAGCCCCAGAgaactaaaaagtagtaaatgagaccccactggtctcgaGAATACCTACGGTTCAAAGCATCCTCTGAcatttatccaagaaaccctgggaatCCTCGctctctacaccactgaaagtcggaggctaaagtctactaAACCTCTCCAATCTGTGCTGCTCGTGCTCTAGCATAACATGATCTGCATAGTCCTGAACAGCtgtaaccggctgggctagaggtgcccccagtgtctgaaatccctgcacgacctgctcaggtctgcgagcagcgggagtctgagtgccctcccctggcctgagaagtagctgcggcggTAGTAACTGAGATTGCCTGTGctaggccagtgcacactgatagaatcagGGCCAGGGCGtcttgaaggcctggaatcaaaATAGTCacagccggtgcctgagctggtgctgttggagcgtccacagctgggacctgatcatgaactggggagGCTGGTGGATTTGCAGGTGCTTCCCTAGCTGCTCTGCGGGCTATACcactacccctacctcggcctcgacCACATCCTTGGCCTCTAGTGGTCCTagctggtggtattggtggtcatccatcctgaccggtagcacgtgtcctcaccatctgtgacagaatagaataatagaagtttagtactagaatcaacagatttgCACGATAGGGATTCAAGAACaagaagtttttcctaaaggttctgcagcctcttgaggataaatacagacgtctctgtaccgatccgcgagactctactaaacctgctcatgactcgtgagacctatgtaacctaggctctgataccaacttgtcacgaccctaaaactgacctgatcatgatggcgcctaacgtaaAACTAGGCCAGCTAACacaaaccccaaaaccaaccagAAATTCATAACAAGTCATTTAAAGCCATTAATTAGCTAAAATACCATAATATAAGTTAAAATAAGCAATGCGAAAGTATAACACAagaccgacatcggggtgtcaccagtcatgagtaaCTACAAACTCGTCTAGGAACAAGAAAGGACGACATAGTCCAAAAATAAACTACTAAGACAATCtaaataagataggaaggagaaacactCGGTTGCGAATGCCAAACAACTACTTAGTCAACTCCAGAGACCTGCTGGAAGACAGATCAATACTCGCTATCGCATCCCGAgactcctagatctgcacacaaggtgcatggagtaatgtgagtacgccaaatcagtaagtaataaaagtaaaagcagctaagcagtaagaaaacatgtaattTCACGTCATAACACTACCAACAGTATATGTCCAGAACAATACGGGAAATCAATAAAACTCATAAAACTAACTCATTTCAGTTAAACCTTTtgaaaacatctttcaatagtttcaaatgagTAATGAAAACAATGGGTAACAAAGATAGAAACGTAAATATCCCTTAGACAAAACATGTACCACaaccacccctcgggcaaaatatcaacaaaacCAGCCCCGTGGGCTACCTCaaaatcactcgtaatcagcccctcgggcaaaaacatgaaacaacaacagctcctcgggcaatatcacatctctcacactgggtacccgcgctcactaggtgtgttcaaactccggaggggctcctacagcccaagcgctataacaagccatcttgtggcataacaaATAAGGCCCccagcctctcatatatcacaatcaGTACACATGTTGTGGCACACAGCCCGATTCCATAATATCCTCACAgcataggcccttggcctaacTCAGTCAGATATCtctcaagcccctcgggcaacagtaaacatgatgctcagcctaaaatatcatttaaaatatcaaaatgtaGTAAATACGGCTGAGTTTGGAAAATAGTAGAATAATACATGAccgagtacaaatatgaagtcaaaatagtgaggaatagtagcaAAAAGCCCCTAAGGGACCAAAATAGTTTGCACGAGGCTCAAGTATGACATTCAGCCTGAAAcatggtaatactttccaaatcccaatgatatcaaacagttttcaattaaatacgcTACTTATCAGTTATAcaggaccaagtcacaatccccaacagtgcacgaccccacgctcgtcatctagcgtgtgcgtcaccatAAGGTAGCACAACGACATGAAATCAGGGGTTTCATACCCCCAGGACAACATTTagaatcattacttacctcaacccggcccaaactctagcccgtgatgcctttgcctctcgactcggcctccaaatgctccaaatctaaccaaaagcaataCCATAccattaatacacgctaaaggaacaaagcctaagcgaaaataaccaatttacataaaaaatcccgaaattgttCGAACCCGACCCCCGATCCCACATCTCGGATTTTGATAAAAAAGCACATCactagaatcctcatcctcccacgagtatATACACACCAAGAACAtccaaatcggaccccaaatggcccctcaaattcccaatggaaactctccaataccaagccttaattccccaattttaacccttaatttccattaaatttcaagcttaatcagtaaaataatgccataggatcgaGTATGGGGTTCAAAAATCTTTCTCCAagcgttatcccttgaatccctcttcaaatcctctcaaaagaGCTCTCAAgccgacttaaaaatggtggaaCAAGCtgaaattcgtgaaggtaagttTATATagcttctggcccagggattacGCACCTGCGGACTCAAACACACACCTACGCGACCACACCTACGGTCCAAGGGGTCGCACCAGCGAAAGTCACTTATCCGACCAAAATCACATCTGCGGTCAAATAcctgcacctgcgccatcgcgGGTGCTCTCAGCTCTCCGCATTTGCGGCTCCTACTCTTCACATCCTTGATCGCATCTGCGGCCCTTTATACGCTTCTGTGGGCCTGCACCTCGATCCCCAAttcgcaggtgcgattatgacaggaACAACAATTGAAGTTGCCCAAACTCACTTCCAATCTTTCTGACAaccttccgaaatcatcccgaggctcccGAGACCTCAATCAAAAAtatgaacaagtcatataccactattcaaacttgtaccaaccctcggaacactcaaaacaatgctGAAAGACCAAATCAccctcaaattcaagcctaagaattccaaaacttccaaatttcgcttttgatcaaaaagtctatcaaacctcgtccgaatgacttaaaATTTTGTACGCACGTCCCAAAcaacacaacagacctactccaatttttggaattccattacgacccctataccaaaatctccactaccaaccggagaacgccaaaatttcaatttcgccaattcaagcctaaatctactctggacctccaaaatacattccgatcatgctctgaagtccaaaatcacctcacgaagctatccgaaccataaaaaccaagttccaagatcatttactcacaagtcaacttccggttgacttttccaactagaagtccaacttaagagactaagtgtctcatttctctacataacctctccgaacccaaactaaccaatagaggtgatgaaatacagctgaacaacatataaagaagcaaaaatgtggAAAAcatagcggtaactcatgaaacgaccggccgaatTGTTACAGTTACATCCTTCTCCACTTAAACatatattcgtcctcgaacgtgccaagagtcatTCCAAAGCCATCGAACCACTACATGAGCTCACCATACATACACCCGAGGATGATTTCCCCATCACCCAAACCTAGGTAGGACTGACAATGCAACTTAACTGAGGGTCTCATCTCATTCTTAGTCCATAACCTCAGAACAGAACTCAAACCTCAACATCTGAAATTCGTCATAGGACCTGAATCCCTCATCATCACACTGTATGACCTGAATCCTCATCATCACACTGTATGAACCTGAACAAgttgaatctagccaaaaattCCAATCTAGAATACAACCGCATGTTGTTCCACACAGCTTAAATGCCCGAAGCAATTCCCTATGACCACCATAGCTGCTCAAATAACATCTTGGATGCCAGCAATATACTTCTCATTGATTATAACCTTATTCCGAACCTCCACAACATGCGGAAACTCATATCCGCCCATGAAGTCAACAAGTCAAGAAGCTCTCTGGCCCGCCAAGGGCCATTACCCAAATCTTAGTAGAAACAAACTTATACTCCCAAACACTCCTCACCCCCTATACCATAGTACTAATCTCAGGTCTAAGAACCTTatctcagccaatacaagcaACCCAACTAACAACCCATCATGGAACCACACGGATTCTCACACCACACAGCTCGTACACCAGACCAACAATAACTCAATTATGTAGCACAAATAAAAAGGAAAGCAAGGTATATGAATTTTCTAACAAGTACTACATGTGTAACAAATGTAGTTTTCATCAAATCATCCCACCGAGGGAAAACAGAACAcaaaataaacacaaggaaatggtatcccacataacatccaTTACGGCGTGTATCCTTCTtccaaatactcatcaagccaaaaTGCTCGGGTTCA
Proteins encoded in this window:
- the LOC138873591 gene encoding uncharacterized protein, with translation MLSTCVTDFGSSWDQFLPLAEFAYNNSYQSSIQMAPYEALYGRQCRSPVGWFEPGDARILGTYLVQDALDKVKVIQERLHTAQSRQKSYTDIKVRDMSYMVAEKVLLKVSPMKGVMRFGKKA